The genomic DNA GAATAGTAAGACAATGCAAGATCTTATTGAAAAATGAGGAATAAATCAATTGGATACAAAGCAATTAAATGAAATTTTTGCAATAAAAAATTCAATTTTTGAAAATCTTCAAAAAGAAAATTCTCACAATGAAAAAATTAAATTGAAAATGACTGCATTTGATGTTGATTTTAATGATGAGACCTTAGCTAGAAATGAAGGAATTTTAAAGATTAGATTAGGTGTGATTAATGTTGATTCAAAACAAAATAAAAAAGAATTAACAAATTCAGTTCCTGAAGCAGGAATTACTTTTAATGTTAAATTTAAGTTTGATAACGAATTTTTAACTTACTTGAAATTAAAAGAAACAATTAAAATTAGTACAATTTTTCAAAATGAAATCAATACTGATCATACTAATTTAAAAAAAGATAATTTAATCATTAAATCAAATAATAGAAGTATTAAAAAAATTGAAGTAATGAATTTGAAATCAATAAATTTCAGACAATCAGAAGTTAGTTTAAATGTTTATTTAGAAAATCAAACTCAACCAATTATTATTAAAAAATATTTAGGTACAAATAAAGACAGTTTGTTATTTGAAAAAGAATTTACAAAAAGAAATATTAAAGCACCTAATTTTGTGACAGACCGAATCACAACAACAAATTTAGCAAGTATTAAAAAGGATTTTTTTATAGCTTATAATTCATCAATTTTTTCTGGTGGATATGGGATTTCACGTGGATTTTATGGAAATGACAATATTAAAACACCTTCATTTTTACATTTTGGTGAAGATTATTTAGCTCCAGATTATCAAGCAATTGTTATGCCATATGATGGCCAAATGATTGCTGCTTATGAATTACCTGCCAAGAATGCATGAACAGGTGTTGGAACTGTTGTTGTGATAAAAATCCCGGTTGCTAATTTGGATTGAAGTCCAAAAGAAAAAGAAATTTATTTGAATGATAACAAATCAGATATTTATCTTTCATTTTTACATTTAGATGCTCAAAAAACTTTAAATAATCCAATTATAGATTTAAAATCAACAGTTGGGAAAATGGTAGATAAAAGAGCGATCAATGTTGCTGAAGGAATTACTCCTCAATCACCAAAAGAAATCAAAAAAGGAACAATTATTGGATATTTGGGCAATGAAGCATCAAATGGCGGCTGAATGTCTCATGTTCACATAAATTTATATTCAAATCGAAAGCAATATTTATCTCCGAATTATTTTTCTATTGACCAAAAACCAGATTTAGATGAATCAAGAATTAATAAATATTATGATTCTCAAAAAAATTTATATACACCAATTGGCAACATTGGAGTTATTGGCAATTCATTAACCAATGTTTTTGTCAACCAAATAAATCCAGTAACTGGTGAAGAAATTAAAAAAGAAAAAGATAAAAAGGACCCAATTAAACTAAAAGAAATTGCTTTATATAAAAATAATTTGAGTATTACAAATGCTGAAATTAAAAAAGGTTATTTAAATCCAAATATTATTTATAACTTAAGAAATGACAAAACAATATCATTTGGAATTGAAGAATTTTTTAATCTAAATCAATAAGAAAATAGTTTTAAATTAATATATTTTAAACAAATTAATAAGCTAAAAATAATTTTAAAATTAGCTTATTTTTTATTTATCTTTTTAAATACTTATTGAGATGACTAAAAAAACAAAAAAACTTGATTTTCTTTAATTTTGTAAATGTCAAAATGAGTATAATTTTTAATGAAGAAATATAAAAAATAAACTATTTTAAATATTACAAATTTGTTAATAAAAAAGAGGAAGTATGGCTAAGATGAAAGCTTTTGTGGTTCGTGAACCACGAAAATGGA from Metamycoplasma alkalescens includes the following:
- a CDS encoding MSC_0775 family lipoprotein, with amino-acid sequence MTQKHQKRQFTTKKLWLFSMFGSLGLVPIASLISCSQPSLNKKDIPEIFLNSDFNQNKDIQAKFEKYNQIHILNEINDYFEKIDHDDLFIFKNGADPKNVTFDQLMKNNFLIKYMDFNQTKFKSIIEKQFQLSDDFLKRLKFSVDYNNIFYDPGNYFDILIPVNVRLYLENHDKAEYAKGMFINQAIKLRVANVKYKDKEKYSDLLNVYQKIKAIKDSDFEIQLKDSMNSKTMQDLIEKWGINQLDTKQLNEIFAIKNSIFENLQKENSHNEKIKLKMTAFDVDFNDETLARNEGILKIRLGVINVDSKQNKKELTNSVPEAGITFNVKFKFDNEFLTYLKLKETIKISTIFQNEINTDHTNLKKDNLIIKSNNRSIKKIEVMNLKSINFRQSEVSLNVYLENQTQPIIIKKYLGTNKDSLLFEKEFTKRNIKAPNFVTDRITTTNLASIKKDFFIAYNSSIFSGGYGISRGFYGNDNIKTPSFLHFGEDYLAPDYQAIVMPYDGQMIAAYELPAKNAWTGVGTVVVIKIPVANLDWSPKEKEIYLNDNKSDIYLSFLHLDAQKTLNNPIIDLKSTVGKMVDKRAINVAEGITPQSPKEIKKGTIIGYLGNEASNGGWMSHVHINLYSNRKQYLSPNYFSIDQKPDLDESRINKYYDSQKNLYTPIGNIGVIGNSLTNVFVNQINPVTGEEIKKEKDKKDPIKLKEIALYKNNLSITNAEIKKGYLNPNIIYNLRNDKTISFGIEEFFNLNQ